A genomic region of Bactrocera dorsalis isolate Fly_Bdor chromosome 3, ASM2337382v1, whole genome shotgun sequence contains the following coding sequences:
- the LOC105228202 gene encoding maltase A2 isoform X3 → MSSCLLRFLAALLLCVVGATATDTVDWWESATLYHIYPRSFMDSNGDGIGDLNGITSRLAFFKKIGVTATWISPIYDSPMADMGYDVANFTKIYPVFGTMEDFDALLAKAHELDLKLVLDFVPNHSSDECEWFQKSIRREDGYDDWYVWDDGKIDPETGARSPPSNWRAAFGGSAWTWVEERQQYYLHQFLAKQPDFNFTNPAVRERMFEVMKFWLDRGIDGFRMDATNFLVEKRFENGTFPDEPVGTGPGGGGMGGISYTKDQWESTEIIYEWREFLDEYQRLNGGDTRAMIIEAYSDVDVLSNYISNGTHVGGQMPMNFNFVRLSENSDAETIETQANEWMDVIWAKHKMANWVANNHDNSRLPTRMGESKVDAMTMIIHALPGTSVTYYGEEIGMPDGEIDCDDDSCDFRDPERTPMQWNGSKNAGFSTGNSTWLPVNTNYKYLNVKVQRGVARSSLQIFKGMTALKKTAAFKAFKEEGGFSYGALSKQVFQVIRTAVGQEEYRVLANLGNQIEYFDGLTNKTMEYVLLNSYSPHRYGDKLDLSGRIYLMPYEAVVLHWSE, encoded by the exons ATGTCGTCTTGTTTATTACGGTTCTTAGCGGCTCTACTTCTTTGCGTTGTGGGCGCTACCGCCACCGACACAGTTGATTGGTGGGAGTCCGCCACACTTTATCACATTTATCCGCGTTCCTTTATGGATAGCAATGGCGATGGTATAGGCGACTTGAATGGCATCACCTCAAGGTTGgcgttttttaagaaaattggtGTAACAGCAACTTGGATTTCGCCCATATATGATTCACCGATGGCTGATATGGGCTATGACGTCGcgaattttacgaaaatttatCCGGTTTTCGGCACAATGGAGGATTTCGATGCTTTGTTGGCTAAGGCTCACGAATTGGATTTGAAGCTAGTTTTAGACTTTGTGCCTAATCATTCGAGTGATGAGTGTGAGTGGTTCCAGAAGTCGATACGTCGTGAAGATGGCTACGATGATTGGTATGTGTGGGATGATGGCAAAATTGACCCAGAGACGGGTGCGCGTTCACCTCCAAGCAATTGG AGGGCAGCTTTCGGTGGTTCCGCATGGACTTGGGTTGAAGAACGACAACAGTATTATCTGCACCAGTTTCTCGCGAAACAACCTGATTTCAATTTCACTAATCCCGCGGTGCGTGAGCGTATGTTCGAAGTGATGAAATTTTGGCTCGATCGTGGTATAGATGGCTTTCGCATGGACGCCACGAACTTTTTAGTTGAAAAACGTTTCGAAAATGGCACATTTCCAGATGAACCAGTTGGTACTGGACCGGGTGGCGGAGGTATGGGCGGCATCAGCTATACCAAGGATCAATGGGAAAGTACAGAAATTATATACGAATGGCGCGAATTTTTAGATGAATATCAGAGACTCAATGGTGGAGATACAAG AGCTATGATAATTGAAGCATACTCCGATGTCGACGTTCTGAGTAACTATATCAGTAATGGCACTCATGTCGGTGGTCAGATgccaatgaattttaatttcgtgAGACTGAGCGAAAATTCCGATGCGGAGACAATTGAAACACAAGCTAATGAATGGATGGATGTCATATGGGCCAAACACAAAATGGCCAATTGGGTGGCAAACAATCATGACAACAGTCGCTTACCAACACGTATGGGTGAGAGCAAAGTGGATGCGATGACTATGATAATACATGCACTGCCCGGTACATCGGTTACTTATTAC ggCGAAGAGATCGGGATGCCTGATGGAGAAATTGATTGCGACGATGACTCTTGCGACTTTCGTGATCCAGAGCGCACACCGATGCAATGGAATGGGTCGAAAAACGCCGGTTTCAGCACAGGCAACTCAACTTGGCTGCCCGTCAATACCAACTACAAATACTTAAATGTAAAAGTTCAACGAGGAGTGGCGCGTAGCAGCTTGCAGATATTCAAGGGCATGACGGCGCTGAAGAAAACGGCTGCCTTTAAGGCGTTCAAGGAGGAGGGCGGTTTCTCTTATGGCGCTCTGTCAAAACAGGTTTTCCAGGTTATCAG AACCGCGGTTGGTCAAGAGGAATATCGTGTGCTTGCCAATTTGGGCAACCAAATAGAATATTTCGATGGGTTGACTAACAAAACAATGGAGTACGTCTTGCTTAACTCTTATTCACCACACAGATACGG tGACAAGCTTGATTTAAGCGGAAGAATTTATTTAATGCCATATGAGGCGGTCGTTCTACACTGGTCGGAATGA
- the LOC105228202 gene encoding maltase A2 isoform X1, with product MSSCLLRFLAALLLCVVGATATDTVDWWESATLYHIYPRSFMDSNGDGIGDLNGITSRLAFFKKIGVTATWISPIYDSPMADMGYDVANFTKIYPVFGTMEDFDALLAKAHELDLKLVLDFVPNHSSDECEWFQKSIRREDGYDDWYVWDDGKIDPETGARSPPSNWRATFGGSAWTWVEERQQYYLHQFLAKQPDFNFTNPAVRERMFEVMKFWLDRGVDGFRMDATNFLVEKRFENGTYPDDPVGTGPGGGPMGGFSYTKDQWESTEIIYEWREFLDEYQRLNGGDTRAMIIEAYSNVTVLSNYISNGTHVGGQLPMNFNFVSLNENSDAETIETQANEWMDVIWVKHKMANWVANNHDNSRSPTRMGESKVDAMTMIIHALPGTSVTYYGEEIGMPDYAAACSGNPCNFRDPERTPMQWNGSINAGFSTGNSTWLPVNPNYPFLNVQVQRGVARSSLQIFKGMTALKKTAAFKAFKEEGGFSYSALSKQVFQVIRTAVGQEEYRVLANLGNQIEYFDGLTNKTMEYVLLNSYSPHRYGDKLDLSGRIYLMPYEAVVLHWSE from the exons ATGTCGTCTTGTTTATTACGGTTCTTAGCGGCTCTACTTCTTTGCGTTGTGGGCGCTACCGCCACCGACACAGTTGATTGGTGGGAGTCCGCCACACTTTATCACATTTATCCGCGTTCCTTTATGGATAGCAATGGCGATGGTATAGGCGACTTGAATGGCATCACCTCAAGGTTGgcgttttttaagaaaattggtGTAACAGCAACTTGGATTTCGCCCATATATGATTCACCGATGGCTGATATGGGCTATGACGTCGcgaattttacgaaaatttatCCGGTTTTCGGCACAATGGAGGATTTCGATGCTTTGTTGGCTAAGGCTCACGAATTGGATTTGAAGCTAGTTTTAGACTTTGTGCCTAATCATTCGAGTGATGAGTGTGAGTGGTTCCAGAAGTCGATACGTCGTGAAGATGGCTACGATGATTGGTATGTGTGGGATGATGGCAAAATTGACCCAGAGACGGGTGCGCGTTCACCTCCAAGCAATTGG AGGGCTACTTTCGGTGGTTCCGCATGGACTTGGGTTGAAGAACGACAACAGTACTACCTGCACCAGTTTCTCGCGAAACAACCTGATTTCAATTTCACTAATCCCGCGGTACGTGAGCGTATGTTCGAAGTGATGAAATTTTGGCTCGATCGTGGTGTAGACGGTTTTCGCATGGATGCCACGAACTTTTTAGTTGAAAAACGTTTCGAAAATGGCACATATCCAGATGACCCAGTTGGTACTGGACCGGGTGGCGGACCTATGGGCGGCTTCAGCTATACCAAGGATCAATGGGAAAGTACAGAAATTATATACGAATGGCGCGAATTTCTGGATGAATATCAGAGACTCAATGGTGGAGATACAAG AGCTATGATAATTGAAGCATATTCCAATGTTACCGTTCTGAGCAACTATATCAGTAATGGCACTCATGTCGGTGGACAATTgccaatgaattttaattttgtgagtCTGAACGAAAATTCCGATGCGGAGACAATTGAAACACAAGCTAATGAATGGATGGATGTCATATGGGTCAAACACAAAATGGCGAATTGGGTGGCAAACAATCATGACAACAGTCGCTCACCAACACGTATGGGTGAGAGCAAAGTGGATGCGATGACTATGATAATACATGCATTACCCGGTACATCGGTTACTTATTAC ggCGAAGAGATCGGAATGCCTGATTATGCCGCGGCTTGCTCCGGAAACCCTTGCAACTTTCGAGATCCAGAGCGCACACCGATGCAATGGAATGGGTCGATAAACGCCGGTTTCAGCACAGGCAACTCAACTTGGTTGCCCGTCAATCCCAATTACCCATTCTTAAATGTACAAGTTCAACGAGGTGTGGCGCGTAGCAGCTTGCAGATATTCAAGGGCATGACGGCGCTGAAGAAAACGGCTGCCTTTAAGGCATTCAAGGAGGAAGGCGGCTTCTCTTATAGCGCTCTGTCAAAGCAGGTTTTCCAGGTTATCAG AACCGCGGTTGGTCAAGAGGAATATCGTGTGCTTGCCAATTTGGGCAACCAAATAGAATATTTCGATGGGTTGACTAACAAAACAATGGAGTACGTCTTGCTTAACTCTTATTCACCACACAGATACGG tGACAAGCTTGATTTAAGCGGAAGAATTTATTTAATGCCATATGAGGCGGTCGTTCTACACTGGTCGGAATGA
- the LOC105228202 gene encoding maltase A2 isoform X4 yields MSSCLLRFLAALLLCVVGATATDTVDWWESATLYHIYPRSFMDSNGDGIGDLNGITSRLAFFKKIGVTATWISPIYDSPMADMGYDVANFTKIYPVFGTMEDFDALLAKAHELDLKLVLDFVPNHSSDECEWFQKSIRREDGYDDWYVWDDGKIDPETGARSPPSNWRATFGGSAWTWVEERQQYYLHQFLAKQPDFNFTNPAVRERMFEVMKFWLDRGVDGFRMDATNFLVEKRFENGTYPDDPVGTGPGGGPMGGFSYTKDQWESTEIIYEWREFLDEYQRLNGGDTRAMIIEAYSNVTVLSNYISNGTHVGGQLPMNFNFVSLNENSDAETIETQANEWMDVIWVKHKMANWVANNHDNSRSPTRMGESKVDAMTMIIHALPGTSVTYYGEEIGMPDYAAACSGNPCNFRDPERTPMQWNGSINAGFSTGNSTWLPVNPNYPFLNVQVQRGVARSSLQIFKGMTALKKTAAFKAFKEEGGFSYSALSKQVFQVIRTAVDQEEYRVLANLGNQIEYFDGLTNKTMEYVLLNSYSPHRYGGKLDLNGRIYLMPYEAVVLRWTA; encoded by the exons ATGTCGTCTTGTTTATTACGGTTCTTAGCGGCTCTACTTCTTTGCGTTGTGGGCGCTACCGCCACCGACACAGTTGATTGGTGGGAGTCCGCCACACTTTATCACATTTATCCGCGTTCCTTTATGGATAGCAATGGCGATGGTATAGGCGACTTGAATGGCATCACCTCAAGGTTGgcgttttttaagaaaattggtGTAACAGCAACTTGGATTTCGCCCATATATGATTCACCGATGGCTGATATGGGCTATGACGTCGcgaattttacgaaaatttatCCGGTTTTCGGCACAATGGAGGATTTCGATGCTTTGTTGGCTAAGGCTCACGAATTGGATTTGAAGCTAGTTTTAGACTTTGTGCCTAATCATTCGAGTGATGAGTGTGAGTGGTTCCAGAAGTCGATACGTCGTGAAGATGGCTACGATGATTGGTATGTGTGGGATGATGGCAAAATTGACCCAGAGACGGGTGCGCGTTCACCTCCAAGCAATTGG AGGGCTACTTTCGGTGGTTCCGCATGGACTTGGGTTGAAGAACGACAACAGTACTACCTGCACCAGTTTCTCGCGAAACAACCTGATTTCAATTTCACTAATCCCGCGGTACGTGAGCGTATGTTCGAAGTGATGAAATTTTGGCTCGATCGTGGTGTAGACGGTTTTCGCATGGATGCCACGAACTTTTTAGTTGAAAAACGTTTCGAAAATGGCACATATCCAGATGACCCAGTTGGTACTGGACCGGGTGGCGGACCTATGGGCGGCTTCAGCTATACCAAGGATCAATGGGAAAGTACAGAAATTATATACGAATGGCGCGAATTTCTGGATGAATATCAGAGACTCAATGGTGGAGATACAAG AGCTATGATAATTGAAGCATATTCCAATGTTACCGTTCTGAGCAACTATATCAGTAATGGCACTCATGTCGGTGGACAATTgccaatgaattttaattttgtgagtCTGAACGAAAATTCCGATGCGGAGACAATTGAAACACAAGCTAATGAATGGATGGATGTCATATGGGTCAAACACAAAATGGCGAATTGGGTGGCAAACAATCATGACAACAGTCGCTCACCAACACGTATGGGTGAGAGCAAAGTGGATGCGATGACTATGATAATACATGCATTACCCGGTACATCGGTTACTTATTAC ggCGAAGAGATCGGAATGCCTGATTATGCCGCGGCTTGCTCCGGAAACCCTTGCAACTTTCGAGATCCAGAGCGCACACCGATGCAATGGAATGGGTCGATAAACGCCGGTTTCAGCACAGGCAACTCAACTTGGTTGCCCGTCAATCCCAATTACCCATTCTTAAATGTACAAGTTCAACGAGGTGTGGCGCGTAGCAGCTTGCAGATATTCAAGGGCATGACGGCGCTGAAGAAAACGGCTGCCTTTAAGGCATTCAAGGAGGAAGGCGGCTTCTCTTATAGCGCTCTGTCAAAGCAGGTTTTCCAGGTTATCAG AACCGCGGTTGATCAAGAGGAATATCGTGTGCTCGCCAATTTGGGCAACCAAATAGAATATTTCGATGGGTTGACTAACAAAACAATGGAGTACGTCTTGCTTAACTCTTATTCACCACACAGATACGG TGGCAAGCTTGATTTAAACGGAAGAATTTATTTAATGCCTTATGAGGCGGTTGTCCTACGCTGGACGGCATGA
- the LOC105228202 gene encoding maltase A2 isoform X2, whose amino-acid sequence MSSCLLRFLAVLLLCAVGATATDTVDWWESATLYHIYPRSFMDSDGDGIGDLNGITSRLAFFKEIGVTATWISPIYDSPMADMGYDVRNFTKIDSLFGTMEDFDALLAKAHELDLKLVLDFVPNHSSDECEWFQKSILREDGYDDWYVWDDGKIDAETGERSPPSNWRAAFGGSAWTWVEERQQYYLHQFLAKQPDFNFTNPAVRERMFEVMKFWLDRGIDGFRMDATNFLVEKRFENGTFPDEPVGTGPGGGGMGGISYTKDQWESTEIIYEWREFLDEYQRLNGGDTRAMIIEAYSDVDVLSNYISNGTHVGGQMPMNFNFVRLSENSDAETIETQANEWMDVIWAKHKMANWVANNHDNSRLPTRMGESKVDAMTMIIHALPGTSVTYYGEEIGMPDGEIDCDDDSCDFRDPERTPMQWNGSKNAGFSTGNSTWLPVNTNYKYLNVKVQRGVARSSLQIFKGMTALKKTAAFKAFKEEGGFSYGALSKQVFQVIRTAVGQEEYRVLANLGNQIEYFDGLTNKTMEYVLLNSYSPHRYGDKLDLSGRIYLMPYEAVVLHWSE is encoded by the exons ATGTCGTCTTGTTTATTACGGTTCTTAGCGGTTCTACTTCTTTGCGCTGTAGGCGCTACCGCCACCGACACAGTTGATTGGTGGGAGTCCGCCACACTTTATCACATTTATCCGCGTTCCTTTATGGATAGCGATGGCGATGGTATAGGCGACTTGAATGGCATCACCTCAAGGTTGGcgttttttaaggaaattggTGTAACAGCAACTTGGATTTCACCCATATATGATTCACCAATGGCTGATATGGGCTATGACGTCCGGAATTTTACGAAAATTGATTCACTCTTCGGCACAATGGAGGATTTCGATGCTTTGTTGGCTAAGGCTCACGAATTGGATTTGAAACTAGTTTTAGACTTTGTGCCTAATCATTCGAGTGACGAGTGTGAGTGGTTCCAGAAGTCGATACTTCGTGAAGATGGCTACGATGATTGGTATGTGTGGGATGATGGCAAAATTGACGCAGAGACGGGCGAGCGTTCACCTCCAAGCAATTGG AGGGCAGCTTTCGGTGGTTCCGCATGGACTTGGGTTGAAGAACGACAACAGTATTATCTGCACCAGTTTCTCGCGAAACAACCTGATTTCAATTTCACTAATCCCGCGGTGCGTGAGCGTATGTTCGAAGTGATGAAATTTTGGCTCGATCGTGGTATAGATGGCTTTCGCATGGACGCCACGAACTTTTTAGTTGAAAAACGTTTCGAAAATGGCACATTTCCAGATGAACCAGTTGGTACTGGACCGGGTGGCGGAGGTATGGGCGGCATCAGCTATACCAAGGATCAATGGGAAAGTACAGAAATTATATACGAATGGCGCGAATTTTTAGATGAATATCAGAGACTCAATGGTGGAGATACAAG AGCTATGATAATTGAAGCATACTCCGATGTCGACGTTCTGAGTAACTATATCAGTAATGGCACTCATGTCGGTGGTCAGATgccaatgaattttaatttcgtgAGACTGAGCGAAAATTCCGATGCGGAGACAATTGAAACACAAGCTAATGAATGGATGGATGTCATATGGGCCAAACACAAAATGGCCAATTGGGTGGCAAACAATCATGACAACAGTCGCTTACCAACACGTATGGGTGAGAGCAAAGTGGATGCGATGACTATGATAATACATGCACTGCCCGGTACATCGGTTACTTATTAC ggCGAAGAGATCGGGATGCCTGATGGAGAAATTGATTGCGACGATGACTCTTGCGACTTTCGTGATCCAGAGCGCACACCGATGCAATGGAATGGGTCGAAAAACGCCGGTTTCAGCACAGGCAACTCAACTTGGCTGCCCGTCAATACCAACTACAAATACTTAAATGTAAAAGTTCAACGAGGAGTGGCGCGTAGCAGCTTGCAGATATTCAAGGGCATGACGGCGCTGAAGAAAACGGCTGCCTTTAAGGCGTTCAAGGAGGAGGGCGGTTTCTCTTATGGCGCTCTGTCAAAACAGGTTTTCCAGGTTATCAG AACCGCGGTTGGTCAAGAGGAATATCGTGTGCTTGCCAATTTGGGCAACCAAATAGAATATTTCGATGGGTTGACTAACAAAACAATGGAGTACGTCTTGCTTAACTCTTATTCACCACACAGATACGG tGACAAGCTTGATTTAAGCGGAAGAATTTATTTAATGCCATATGAGGCGGTCGTTCTACACTGGTCGGAATGA
- the LOC105228045 gene encoding maltase A3, whose product MIKRLLLFLLVSICSGVTVVSAGGFPNYHAHFDFIAWDKHSVAAKVNASQKWWQSAAFYQIYPRSFKDSNGDGVGDLKGIAEQLPYLKEIGIAATWISPIYKSPMADFGYDVANFTDIDPIFGTLDDFDALIAKSREVGVKIILDFVPNHSSDEHEWFKKSAAGDNDYKDFYVWHPGRVVNGTRLPPTNWMSVFRGSAWQWHETRKEYYLHQFLSKQPDLNYRNPKVRAAMNDVLRFWLRRGVAGFRIDAVPFAFEVAPDTNGNWPDEPRNDWVVDPDDYNYVKHIYTVDQPETLDLVYEWRRVLDEFQKANGGDERVMLTEAYSPIDVVVKYYGNDTAEGAQMPFNFLMISWLSNDSDAYHFAETVNTWLKNMPAGRTANWVIGNHDQNRVGSRLGADRIDMLNMLTNILPGVSISYYGEEIGMTDVWISWNDTVDPSACHTNPDIYERFSRDPERTPFQWNDAQNAGFSTAKKTWLPVADDYKTVNVLRERNDALSHLNIYKQLHSLRNESTLRHGSVEVKAVTQNVLAVKRMLLNDYTYVLLMNLYDSTEEVDLKRAFDNIPDEFEYVIVTGKSKAKRGDTLKSTGIQILPKEAVVLRSATKLTTTVGYFAYYVPKNEKN is encoded by the exons ATGATTAAGCGCCTATTGTTATTTCTATTAGTGTCGATATGTAGTGGCGTCACCGTTGTGAGCGCTGGCGGCTTTCCAAATTATCATGCGCATTTTGATTTTATCGCGTGGGATAAGCATAGTGTGGCGGCGAAGGTGAATGCTTCGCAGAAGTGGTGGCAATCGGCGGCGTTCTATCAAATCTACCCAAGGTCATTTAAAGACAGCAACGGCGATGGGGTGGGTGATCTGAAGG GCATCGCAGAGCAGCTGCCCTACCTTAAAGAGATCGGTATTGCAGCGACATGGATATCGCCTATCTACAAATCGCCAATGGCGGATTTTGGTTATGATGTCGCCAATTTTACCGACATTGATCCGATATTCGGTACACTCGACGATTTTGATGCGTTGATCGCCAAATCACGAGAAGTTGGTGTGAAAATAATATTGGACTTTGTGCCGAATCATTCAAGCGATGAACATGAATGGTTCAAAAAATCGGCGGCGGGCGACAATGACTACAAAGACTTTTACGTTTGGCATCCGGGGCGTGTGGTAAATGGCACGCGGCTGCCGCCAACGAATTGGATGAGTGTGTTTCGTGGCTCCGCATGGCAGTGGCATGAGACGCGCAAAGAGTACTATCTGCATCAATTTCTGAGTAAGCAGCCGGACTTGAATTATCGCAATCCGAAAGTGCGCGCTGCCATGAAT GACGTACTGCGGTTTTGGTTGCGACGGGGCGTCGCCGGTTTTCGCATCGATGCGGTGCCGTTTGCATTTGAAGTAGCGCCCGATACAAACGGCAATTGGCCAGATGAGCCACGGAATGACTGGGTTGTTGATCCGGATGACTACAATTATGTTAAACACATATATACCGTTGATCAGCCGGAGACATTGGACTTGGTGTATGAATGGCGTCGGGTTTTGGACGAATTTCAGAAAGCGAACGGTGGCGACGAACGTGTCATGCTAACCGAAGCATATTCACCAATCGATGTAGTGGTAAAATATTACGGTAACGACACGGCAGAGGGTGCGCAGATGCCGTTTAACTTTCTCATGATCAGCTGGCTGTCAAATGACTCCGATGCCTACCACTTTGCGGAGACTGTAAATACTTGGTTAAAGAACATGCCAGCAGGACGTACAGCCAATTGGGTG ATTGGAAATCATGACCAAAATCGTGTTGGCTCTCGTCTCGGCGCCGATCGTATTGACATGTTGAACATGCTGACGAATATTCTGCCTGGTGTTAGCATCTCATATTATGGCGAAGAGATCGGCATGACTGACGTATGGATCTCGTGGAATGACACTGTGGATCCCTCAGCTTGTCACACCAATCCGGATATCTATGAGAGATTCTCACGTGATCCCGAACGTACACCCTTCCAATGGAATGATGCGCAGAATGCCGGTTTCAGCACAGCTAAAAAGACTTGGCTGCCTGTCGCTGACGACTACAAAACAGTGAATGTCTTACGCGAACGCAACGATGCGCTGAGCCATTTGAATATCTACAAACAATTGCACTCTTTGCGAAACGAGTCGACATTGCGTCACGGTAGTGTCGAGGTAAAGGCCGTGACACAAAATGTTTTGGCCGTGAAGCG CATGCTCCTCAACGATTACACATACGTTTTGCTAATGAATCTTTATGATTCCACAGAAGAAGTGGATTTGAAGCGCGCATTCGATAATATACCGGATGAGTTTGAGTATGTTATTGTTACCGGGAAAAGCAAAGCGAAGCGAGG TGACACACTAAAATCGACGGGCATTCAAATATTACCGAAGGAAGCCGTTGTCTTGCGCTCAGCCACGAAATTGACAACTACAGTGGGTTATTTTGCATACTATGTgccaaaaaatgagaaaaattag
- the LOC105228046 gene encoding maltase A3, producing the protein MRKIISLVLLLALAQQPSLACDGTARQSSGDAREWWQSAQFYQIYPRSFMDSNGDGIGDLAGITSRLNYLKDLNVTAVWLSPIYTSPMADFGYDIADFFDIQPEYGTLNDFDNLVQEANKLGLKVILDFVPNHSSDENEWFKKSVRRERGYEDYYVWHDGYKNESGARVPPSNWLQAFRGSAWEWNEERQQYYLHQFAVKQPDLNYRNPAVVAQMKRVLTYWLDRGVAGFRVDAVPWCFEVLPDETGRYPDEPLSGYTDDPDDSSYLLHIYTQDLPETVDMVYQWRKLLDDYQRIHGGDRRVLLTEAWSPLDYVMKFYGNRTTEGAQMPFNFQFIVGGNSDKNNTDLPASGFVKIISSWLDNMPSGHTANWVMGNHDQRRVGSRYGEGRIDLMNMLQMFLPGVSITYMGEEIGMTDLDISWEDSRDPAACNSNANIYEQFTRDPARTPFQWSNTANAGFSTNSTTWLPINPNYVTVNVQTEEAASKSHLTIYNQLVALRKTKTLQQGDASYTAIGDNVLAIKRFLKDEKTYLLLANVLDSAVTADVSDVLRVSGNFNTVITNMLSTRKEGDIVSVNNVPLGAYEAIIVESM; encoded by the exons atgcgaaaaataatTTCACTAGTTTTGCTACTGGCATTAGCCCAACAGCCTTCTTTAGCCTGTGATGGCACGGCTAGGCAGTCTAGTGGGGACGCCCGTGAGTGGTGGCAGTCGGCGCAGTTCTACCAAATCTACCCGCGCTCCTTTATGGACTCCAATGGCGATGGTATTGGCGACCTTGCTGGTATCACTTCGCGTTTAAACTATTTGAAGGATTTGAACGTTACTGCCGTTTGGCTCTCGCCCATCTACACTTCACCAATGGCCGATTTTGGCTACGATATTGCTGACTTTTTCGATATACAACCGGAGTATGGTACATTAAATGACTTCGACAACCTGGTGCAGGAGGCTAATAAACTTGGACTGAAAGTAATTTTGGATTTCGTACCGAATCACTCGAGTGATGAGAACGAATGGTTTAAGAAGTCCGTGCGCCGTGAACGTGGCTATGAAGACTACTATGTGTGGCACGATGGCTATAAAAATGAAAGCGGTGCGCGTGTACCGCCGAGTAATTGG CTCCAAGCTTTCCGTGGTTCCGCCTGGGAATGGAACGAGGAACGTCAACAATACTATCTGCATCAATTTGCGGTCAAACAGCCCGACTTGAACTACCGGAACCCCGCCGTAGTCGCGCAAATGAAGCGCGTTCTTACTTATTGGCTGGATCGCGGTGTTGCTGGTTTCCGTGTAGATGCCGTACCTTGGTGCTTCGAGGTATTGCCGGACGAGACTGGCCGTTACCCCGATGAGCCGTTGAGTGGCTATACCGATGATCCTGATGATTCCAGCTAcctattacatatatacacccAAGATCTACCGGAAACCGTAGATATGGTTTATCAATGGCGCAAGCTGCTGGATGATTATCAACGCATTCATGGCGGGGATAGGCGTGTGCTGCTTACTGAGGCCTGGTCACCGCTAGATTACGTAATGAAATTCTATGGCAACCGCACGACAGAAGGCGCACAAATGCCATTCAATTTCCAATTCATCGTTGGCGGTAATTCAGATAAGAACAATACAGATTTGCCAGCGTCTGGTTTCGTGAAGATCATCAGCAGTTGGTTGGACAATATGCCGAGCGGCCACACAGCCAATTGGGTG ATGGGCAACCACGATCAGCGGCGTGTGGGCAGCCGTTATGGAGAGGGACGCATTGACCTCATGAATATGCTACAGATGTTCCTACCGGGTGTTAGTATAACTTATATG GGCGAAGAGATTGGTATGACCGATTTGGACATCTCTTGGGAAGATAGTCGCGATCCCGCTGCCTGCAATTCAAATGCGAATATTTACGAACAATTCACACGTGATCCCGCGCGTACGCCTTTCCAATGGAGCAATACGGCCAATGCGGGTTTCTCCACCAACAGCACAACTTGGCTGCCCATCAATCCAAACTATGTGACTGTGAATGTGCAGACCGAGGAAGCCGCCTCGAAGAGTCATCTGACAATTTACAATCAGCTGGTGGCGCTGCGCAAGACAAAAACGCTCCAGCAAGGCGATGCCAGCTATACAGCTATTGGCGATAATGTTTTGGCCATTAAGCG CTTCTTGAAAGATGAAAAGACATACCTTTTATTGGCCAACGTGTTGGACTCGGCTGTCACCGCGGACGTTAGTGATGTACTGCGCGTCAGTGGCAACTTCAACACTGTCATAACAAATATGTTATCGACCAGAAAAGAAGG tgaCATCGTGAGCGTCAATAATGTGCCGTTGGGGGCCTATGAGGCGATCATAGTGGAATCGATGTAA